Below is a window of Pontibacillus halophilus JSM 076056 = DSM 19796 DNA.
AACCAAGCTCAAAACGCGCAACAAACTGCTTCTGGAACTAGCGTTCAACACGTGAAGCAACAAAACGCGCAGTCTGCACAAGGACAAGGCCAATACGGCGCTGAGTTCGGTCAGGCACAAAAAACTGACGTCAACCACGTCAAACAACAAAACGCTAAATCTCAACAAAGCAAGCAATAACGAA
It encodes the following:
- a CDS encoding gamma-type small acid-soluble spore protein, giving the protein MAKKQMKAQQNQAQNAQQTASGTSVQHVKQQNAQSAQGQGQYGAEFGQAQKTDVNHVKQQNAKSQQSKQ